The proteins below come from a single Chrysoperla carnea chromosome 1, inChrCarn1.1, whole genome shotgun sequence genomic window:
- the LOC123300787 gene encoding uncharacterized protein LOC123300787, whose translation MEDQLEYDILQQIKPDELLQLRDLYKINWPTYSPIYNHIDMAHTWITKNNEEIKFYSVNGYFDDGTVIFISNLECDKIKLTYYTLEKSNSRLYDGLMKTKRIDWNKQICLDTIYRDQLPLSFEIAKAQHQQFYSLAIGSCWWLPKEKAAQFEIKIPNHTFVGPLSLEHAEKIYRSWTYNGHRSVEYVASLIKNNNCFGIFHENDRTLMAWVLLREFGVLGILQTDEKYKRRGYATVVTKALCKKIAENNADSICYINVENTASKKLFESLGFKAIDYYAWMKMKPNVDTCG comes from the exons ATGGAAGATCAATTGGAGTATGATATTCTACAGCAAATTAAACCTGATGAACTATTACAATTGcgagatttatataaaataaattggccAACATACAGTCCGATTTATAACCACATTGATATGGCTCATACTTGGATAACAAAGAACAATGAAGAAATCAAGTTCTATAGTGTAAACGGATATTTTGATGATGGAACTgtgattttcatttcaaatttg GAatgtgataaaattaaattaacgtaCTATACTttagaaaaatcaaattcacGTTTGTATGATGGGCTAATGAAAACAAAACGTATCGATTGGAATAAGCAAATTTGTTTGGATACGATTTATAGAGATCAATTACCATTATCATTTGAAATTGCAAAAGCACAACATCAGCAGTTTTATTCTTTAGCTATAGGATCCTGTTGGTGGCTACCCAAAGAAAAGGCTGCACAGTTTGAAATTAA aaTTCCAAATCATACATTTGTTGGCCCTTTATCGCTTGAACATGCCGAGAAAATTTATAGATCTTGGACTTATAATGGTCATCGTTCTGTCGAATATGTTGCAagcctaataaaaaataataactgttttggaatttttcatgaaaatgatagAACATTAATGGCTTGGGTCTTACTGAGAGAGTTTGGAGTTCTTGGAATACTACAAACTGATGAAAAATATAAGCGGAGAGGATATGCAACGGTCGTTACAAAGGcattatgcaaaaaaattgcTGAAAATAACGCAGACAGTATATGTTATATTAATGTAGAAAATACAGCctctaaaaaactatttgaaagtTTGGGTTTCAAAGCTATTGATTACTATGCTTGGATGAAAATGAAACCGAATGTCGATACATGTGggtaa